A region from the Variovorax sp. V93 genome encodes:
- a CDS encoding ornithine cyclodeaminase family protein — protein sequence MKHFDETATREPLAFERLVPALRAAFAAEAHVPPRHVHSIETAGADKGTVLIMPAWSDAGFLGIKTINVFPGNSARGLPGLHATYVLYDARTGVPLAMMDGNELTARRTAAASALGASFLARADAHRMLVLGTGRIARLLPAAHAGVRPIDEVLVWNHRAEGAQALAAQWRAEGVNARAATDLEAAVRQADIVSCATLATAPLVRGEWLAPGSHLDLIGSFTPAMREADVRCFDGARTFVDTTEALQKAGELLDAIAAGTLRADAVQGTLAALCRGERAGRTGSEERTVFKAVGSALEDLAAATLVWQHAESTPA from the coding sequence ATGAAGCATTTCGACGAAACCGCCACCCGCGAGCCGCTGGCCTTCGAGCGGCTCGTGCCCGCGCTGCGCGCAGCCTTCGCGGCCGAAGCTCACGTGCCGCCGCGCCATGTGCACAGCATCGAAACCGCCGGCGCCGACAAGGGCACCGTGCTCATCATGCCGGCGTGGAGCGACGCGGGCTTCCTGGGCATCAAGACCATCAATGTCTTTCCGGGCAACAGCGCACGCGGCCTGCCCGGCCTTCATGCGACCTATGTGCTGTACGACGCGCGCACCGGCGTGCCGCTGGCCATGATGGACGGCAACGAACTCACCGCGCGCCGCACGGCCGCGGCATCGGCGCTGGGCGCCTCGTTCCTGGCACGGGCCGATGCGCACCGCATGCTGGTGCTGGGCACCGGCCGCATCGCGCGGCTGCTGCCCGCCGCGCATGCGGGCGTGCGGCCCATCGACGAGGTGCTCGTGTGGAACCACCGGGCCGAAGGCGCCCAGGCCCTGGCCGCGCAATGGCGGGCCGAAGGGGTCAACGCCCGGGCCGCCACGGACCTCGAAGCGGCCGTGCGCCAGGCCGACATCGTGAGCTGCGCCACGCTGGCCACCGCGCCGCTGGTGCGCGGCGAATGGCTGGCGCCGGGCTCGCACCTGGACCTGATCGGCAGCTTCACGCCCGCCATGCGCGAGGCCGACGTGCGCTGCTTCGACGGGGCGCGCACCTTCGTCGACACCACCGAGGCATTGCAGAAGGCCGGCGAACTGCTCGACGCCATTGCGGCCGGCACGCTGCGCGCCGATGCGGTGCAAGGCACGCTGGCCGCACTCTGCCGGGGCGAACGCGCGGGCCGCACGGGCAGCGAAGAGCGCACCGTCTTCAAGGCCGTGGGCAGCGCGCTCGAAGACCTGGCGGCCGCCACGCTGGTCTGGCAGCACGCCGAATCGACGCCGGCCTAA